A stretch of Caenibius tardaugens NBRC 16725 DNA encodes these proteins:
- a CDS encoding NADH-quinone oxidoreductase subunit J, with translation MIHAFAFYLFATLVVASAAMVILARNPVHSVLWLILAFFNAAGLMVLVGAEFIAMLLVIVYVGAVAVLFLFVVMMLDIDFAELRAGFVRNFPLGIAIAVILLAELVLGIGAYRAGAMTLGTPDGSAAPLLGHSNIESIGALLYSKYLFLFESAGLILLVAMIGAIVLTHRERKDTRTQNIAKQNARRPDEATVNVKPEVGKGVQL, from the coding sequence ATGATACACGCATTCGCCTTCTATCTCTTCGCAACACTGGTTGTGGCTTCGGCCGCGATGGTGATCCTGGCCCGGAACCCGGTGCATTCGGTGCTCTGGCTTATTCTGGCGTTCTTCAACGCGGCAGGCCTGATGGTGCTGGTCGGCGCTGAATTTATCGCCATGCTGCTGGTGATTGTCTACGTCGGCGCGGTTGCGGTGCTGTTCCTGTTCGTCGTCATGATGCTTGACATCGATTTCGCCGAACTGCGTGCCGGCTTTGTCCGCAATTTTCCGCTGGGCATTGCCATTGCGGTGATCCTGCTGGCCGAACTGGTTCTGGGGATTGGCGCATACCGTGCCGGTGCGATGACACTGGGCACGCCCGATGGCAGTGCCGCGCCGTTGCTGGGGCATAGCAATATCGAGAGCATCGGTGCACTGCTTTACAGCAAGTACCTGTTCCTGTTCGAAAGCGCGGGCCTGATCCTGCTGGTTGCGATGATCGGTGCGATCGTGCTGACTCATCGTGAACGCAAGGATACGCGGACGCAGAACATTGCAAAGCAGAACGCCCGCCGCCCGGATGAGGCGACGGTGAATGTGAAGCCGGAAGTGGGCAAGGGGGTGCAGCTGTGA
- the nuoI gene encoding NADH-quinone oxidoreductase subunit NuoI — MSVAQLIKSFTLWEFLKAHALTLKYFFKPKATINYPFEKNPLSPRFRGEHALRRYPNGEERCIACKLCEAVCPAQAITIEAEPREDGSRRTTRYDIDMTKCIYCGFCQEACPVDAIVEGPNFEYATETREELLYDKAKLLANGDKWERAIAANLEADAPYR; from the coding sequence ATGAGCGTCGCCCAGCTCATCAAATCGTTCACGCTTTGGGAGTTTCTCAAAGCGCATGCCTTGACGCTGAAGTACTTCTTCAAGCCCAAGGCGACGATCAACTATCCGTTTGAGAAAAACCCGCTGTCTCCGCGCTTTCGGGGTGAGCATGCGCTGCGTCGTTATCCCAACGGCGAAGAACGCTGCATCGCTTGCAAGCTGTGCGAAGCGGTTTGCCCGGCACAGGCCATCACGATTGAGGCCGAGCCGCGCGAGGACGGATCGCGCCGTACGACGCGTTACGATATCGACATGACGAAGTGCATCTATTGCGGTTTCTGTCAGGAAGCCTGCCCGGTGGATGCCATCGTCGAAGGGCCGAACTTCGAATATGCGACCGAAACGCGCGAAGAACTGCTCTATGACAAAGCAAAACTGTTGGCGAACGGGGACAAGTGGGAGCGGGCGATTGCCGCGAACCTTGAAGCCGATGCGCCCTATCGCTAG
- the nuoH gene encoding NADH-quinone oxidoreductase subunit NuoH, with product MTAFFQNLGMTYEWAWFVATICGILLIALPLMLGVAMIIYADRKIWAAMALRRGPNVVGPWGLLQSFADGLKVFLQETIIPSAANKGLFIIAPIITFTVALIAWAVIPFNSGAMLADINVGLLYVLAVSSLGVYGVVMAGWASNSKYPFFSAMRASAQMISYEVSIGFILICVVLWAGTFNLNEIIQAQKGHGLGFINGFFFNLLLFPMWVMFLISSLAETARAPFDLTEAESELVAGYQTEYSSMSFALYWLGEYANVLLMCALNAVLFFGGYLPPFDWAPLYYIPGFVWLLAKILFFFFVFSWVKATVPRFRYDQLMRLGWKVFLPLSLLFVVLVSGYLMFTRYGV from the coding sequence ATGACCGCTTTCTTCCAGAACCTCGGCATGACCTACGAGTGGGCGTGGTTCGTCGCCACGATCTGCGGGATATTGCTGATCGCCCTGCCGCTGATGCTCGGCGTGGCGATGATCATTTATGCCGATCGCAAGATTTGGGCCGCCATGGCGCTGCGCCGTGGTCCCAACGTGGTTGGTCCGTGGGGTCTGCTTCAGTCTTTCGCTGATGGTCTGAAGGTGTTCCTACAGGAAACCATCATTCCCAGCGCGGCAAACAAGGGGCTGTTCATCATCGCCCCGATCATCACCTTTACCGTGGCGCTGATTGCCTGGGCGGTGATCCCGTTCAATTCGGGGGCGATGCTGGCCGATATCAACGTGGGTCTGCTCTACGTTCTCGCGGTCAGTTCTCTCGGAGTTTACGGGGTTGTGATGGCGGGTTGGGCTTCCAACTCGAAGTATCCGTTCTTCTCGGCCATGCGCGCATCGGCACAGATGATCTCCTACGAAGTCTCCATTGGCTTCATCCTGATCTGCGTTGTCCTGTGGGCTGGCACGTTCAATCTGAACGAAATCATCCAGGCGCAGAAGGGCCACGGCCTCGGCTTCATCAACGGGTTCTTTTTCAACCTGCTGTTGTTCCCGATGTGGGTGATGTTCCTGATTTCGTCGCTGGCTGAAACGGCACGTGCCCCGTTCGACCTGACCGAGGCGGAATCCGAACTGGTTGCCGGCTATCAGACCGAATATTCGTCGATGAGCTTCGCGCTCTACTGGCTGGGCGAATATGCCAACGTCCTGCTGATGTGTGCGCTGAACGCGGTGCTGTTCTTTGGCGGGTATCTGCCGCCGTTTGACTGGGCGCCGCTGTACTACATCCCGGGCTTTGTCTGGCTGCTGGCCAAGATACTGTTCTTCTTCTTTGTGTTCAGCTGGGTAAAGGCGACCGTGCCGCGGTTCCGTTATGACCAGTTGATGCGTCTGGGCTGGAAGGTCTTCCTGCCGCTGAGCCTGCTCTTCGTGGTGCTCGTTTCTGGATATCTGATGTTTACGAGGTACGGGGTATGA
- the nuoG gene encoding NADH-quinone oxidoreductase subunit NuoG yields the protein MPKVTVDGQEIEVPAGATVLQACEAAGKEIPRFCYHERLSIAGNCRMCLVEVKPGPPKPQASCALPAADGQEIRTDSEMVKKAREGVMEFLLINHPLDCPICDQGGECDLQDQSVAYGRGSSRYDENKRAVTEKYMGPLIKTTMTRCIHCTRCVRFSEEVAGVDEIGALYRGENMQITTYLEQAARHELSANVIDLCPVGALTSRPYAFEARPWELKKTLSIDVSDAVGANIRLDSRGREVMRILPRINDDVNEEWLSDKGRYQVDGLTRRRLDKVWIRNASGSLEQASWDDAFRAIAAVNPGKSVAAIAGDLVDCETMFATKKLLAGLGSDLLEGRQTGLDYDVSNLAAVNFNSTFAGIETADAILVVGSHVRWEAPLVNVRLRKAAKRGAKVFIIGPEWETTYPAQFLGNDLFVLDNLPSDVVEAFENAERPAIILGGGGLAKGALAPLLSLAAQFKLVRDGWNGFNVLHMAASRMGGLMLGYAQKGGIRDIVAAAPKLVFALGADEVDFSAFGSALKVYIGHHGDKGAHAADIILPAAAYTEKNGTFVSTEGRVQFAEKAVFAPGDAREDWTILRALADALGVSVGFDSFAELQGAMIAEVPALGEEGLVDYGALPSGGGTASGAIDAYPIKDFYMTNPIARASATMQRCSAELLQGEHFAEAAE from the coding sequence ATGCCTAAAGTCACCGTAGACGGACAGGAAATCGAGGTTCCGGCAGGCGCAACCGTGCTGCAGGCTTGCGAAGCCGCAGGCAAGGAAATCCCGCGTTTCTGCTATCACGAACGCCTGTCGATCGCCGGCAATTGCCGCATGTGTCTGGTGGAAGTGAAGCCTGGACCGCCCAAGCCGCAGGCGAGCTGCGCGCTGCCCGCCGCCGATGGCCAGGAAATCCGCACGGATTCCGAAATGGTCAAGAAGGCGCGGGAAGGGGTGATGGAGTTCCTCCTTATCAATCACCCGCTGGACTGCCCGATCTGCGATCAGGGTGGGGAATGCGATCTGCAGGATCAGTCGGTTGCCTATGGCCGTGGCTCGTCTCGTTATGACGAGAACAAGCGGGCTGTTACCGAAAAGTACATGGGGCCGCTGATCAAGACCACGATGACGCGTTGCATTCACTGCACGCGCTGCGTGCGGTTTTCCGAAGAAGTGGCCGGTGTGGATGAAATCGGCGCGCTTTATCGCGGCGAAAACATGCAGATCACGACCTATCTGGAACAGGCCGCCCGGCATGAACTGTCGGCCAATGTGATCGATCTGTGCCCGGTTGGCGCGCTGACAAGCCGCCCTTACGCGTTCGAAGCGCGCCCGTGGGAACTCAAGAAAACGCTTTCGATCGACGTGTCGGATGCTGTGGGGGCGAATATTCGCCTGGACAGCCGTGGCCGTGAAGTCATGCGTATTCTTCCGCGCATCAACGATGATGTGAATGAGGAATGGTTGAGCGACAAGGGCCGCTATCAGGTCGATGGCCTGACGCGCCGTCGCCTCGACAAGGTGTGGATCCGGAACGCCTCTGGCAGCCTCGAACAGGCCAGCTGGGACGATGCCTTTCGTGCGATTGCTGCCGTTAATCCGGGCAAGAGCGTGGCCGCCATCGCGGGCGATCTCGTCGATTGCGAAACCATGTTCGCGACCAAGAAGCTGCTGGCCGGTCTCGGCTCCGATCTTCTGGAAGGTCGGCAGACGGGCCTCGATTACGACGTTTCCAATCTCGCGGCGGTGAATTTCAATTCCACCTTTGCCGGGATTGAAACGGCGGATGCGATCCTGGTCGTTGGCAGCCATGTTCGCTGGGAAGCGCCGCTGGTCAACGTGCGGTTGCGCAAGGCGGCCAAGCGCGGCGCGAAAGTCTTCATCATCGGGCCGGAGTGGGAAACGACCTATCCGGCGCAGTTCCTCGGCAATGACCTGTTTGTGCTCGACAATCTGCCATCAGATGTGGTCGAGGCCTTCGAAAACGCAGAACGTCCGGCCATCATTCTCGGCGGTGGCGGTCTCGCCAAGGGGGCGCTTGCCCCGTTGCTGTCGCTCGCAGCCCAGTTCAAGCTGGTCCGCGATGGCTGGAACGGCTTCAACGTGCTGCACATGGCCGCATCGCGCATGGGCGGGCTGATGCTCGGCTATGCGCAGAAGGGCGGGATCAGGGATATCGTTGCGGCGGCGCCGAAACTGGTGTTCGCACTGGGTGCGGACGAAGTGGATTTCAGTGCGTTTGGAAGCGCGTTGAAAGTCTACATCGGCCACCATGGCGATAAGGGTGCGCACGCGGCAGACATCATTCTGCCCGCTGCGGCCTATACCGAGAAGAACGGTACTTTCGTCAGCACCGAAGGCCGCGTGCAATTTGCAGAAAAGGCCGTGTTCGCACCGGGCGATGCCCGTGAGGACTGGACGATCCTGCGCGCGCTGGCTGATGCGCTGGGCGTATCGGTCGGGTTCGACAGCTTTGCCGAATTGCAGGGTGCGATGATTGCCGAAGTTCCCGCTCTGGGTGAGGAAGGGCTGGTCGATTATGGCGCTCTACCATCCGGCGGCGGAACGGCATCGGGCGCGATCGATGCCTATCCGATCAAGGATTTCTATATGACCAACCCGATCGCACGCGCGAGTGCGACGATGCAGCGCTGTTCGGCCGAACTGCTGCAGGGTGAACACTTCGCGGAGGCTGCGGAATGA
- the nuoF gene encoding NADH-quinone oxidoreductase subunit NuoF yields MLADKDRIFTNLYGYQPWNLPAAQARGDWDNTKDILAKGRDAIIEEIKASGLRGRGGAGFPTGMKWSFMPKESKDGRPSFLVINADESEPGSCKDREIIRHDPHKLIEGALVAGFAMGARAAYIYIRGEYIREAETLFAAVREAYDAGLIGKNASGSGYDFDVFVHRGAGAYICGEETAMIESIEGKKGQPRLKPPFPAGAGLYGCPTTVNNVESIAVAPTIMRRGAAWFSSFGRDNNKGTKLFQISGHVERPCVVEDSMSIPFRELIEKHCGGIRGGWDNLLAVIPGGSSVPLVPAAQIMDAPMDFDGLKEVGSGLGTAAVIVMDKSTDIVRAISRISYFYKHESCGQCTPCREGTGWMWRMMERLRTGDAAVEEIDMLQQVTKQVEGHTICALGDAAAWPIQGLIRHFRPELERRIAENVREAAE; encoded by the coding sequence ATGCTCGCTGATAAGGATCGCATTTTTACCAATCTCTACGGTTATCAGCCGTGGAACCTGCCTGCGGCGCAAGCGCGCGGCGATTGGGACAATACCAAGGATATCCTCGCGAAAGGGCGTGATGCCATAATCGAGGAAATCAAGGCATCCGGCCTGCGTGGTCGCGGTGGCGCCGGTTTCCCGACCGGCATGAAGTGGAGCTTCATGCCCAAGGAAAGCAAGGATGGCCGCCCAAGCTTCCTCGTTATCAATGCCGATGAATCCGAACCTGGCTCCTGCAAGGACCGGGAAATCATCCGCCACGATCCGCACAAGCTGATCGAAGGCGCGCTGGTTGCCGGTTTCGCGATGGGGGCCCGCGCAGCCTATATCTACATCCGCGGCGAATACATCCGCGAGGCGGAGACGCTGTTTGCGGCTGTTCGCGAAGCGTATGACGCCGGTCTGATCGGCAAGAACGCTTCGGGATCGGGTTATGATTTCGACGTCTTCGTGCATCGCGGTGCTGGCGCCTACATCTGCGGTGAAGAAACCGCGATGATCGAAAGCATCGAAGGCAAGAAGGGCCAGCCCCGTCTGAAGCCGCCGTTCCCGGCGGGGGCAGGGCTTTATGGCTGCCCGACCACGGTGAACAACGTGGAATCGATTGCGGTTGCGCCCACGATCATGCGGCGCGGCGCGGCGTGGTTCTCCAGCTTTGGCCGGGACAACAACAAGGGCACCAAGCTCTTCCAGATTTCCGGGCATGTAGAGCGGCCATGCGTCGTCGAGGATTCGATGTCGATCCCGTTCCGCGAACTGATCGAGAAGCATTGCGGCGGCATTCGCGGCGGGTGGGACAACCTGCTTGCCGTGATCCCCGGCGGTTCGTCGGTCCCTCTGGTTCCGGCGGCACAGATCATGGATGCGCCGATGGACTTTGACGGGCTGAAGGAAGTCGGGTCCGGCCTGGGCACGGCTGCGGTCATCGTGATGGACAAGTCGACCGACATCGTCCGCGCGATCAGCCGCATCAGCTACTTCTACAAGCATGAAAGCTGCGGCCAGTGTACGCCGTGCCGCGAAGGTACGGGCTGGATGTGGCGCATGATGGAGCGTCTGCGTACCGGCGATGCCGCAGTCGAGGAAATCGACATGTTGCAGCAGGTCACCAAGCAGGTGGAAGGCCACACGATCTGTGCACTGGGCGATGCCGCTGCATGGCCGATCCAGGGTCTGATCCGTCATTTCCGTCCCGAGCTTGAACGCCGGATTGCAGAAAACGTGCGGGAGGCCGCAGAGTAA
- a CDS encoding complex I 24 kDa subunit family protein — protein MADRYLEPDTPELRARWGNFAWNAENAEKAQEVVARYPEGRQRSAVMPLLDLAQRQVGADTQTQGWLPIPVMEYIAGYLDMPVIRVVEVATFYTMYNLVPVGRFHVQVCGTTPCMLRGSDDLLSACKARGMHKGHTTDDGLWTLTEVECMGNCASAPMVQINDDNYEDLTAERLDAVLDALARGESPKAGTQEPGRHTVEPAGALSTLKDMVSANHDYRGEW, from the coding sequence ATGGCTGACCGTTATCTCGAACCCGATACGCCGGAACTGCGCGCGCGCTGGGGCAATTTCGCCTGGAACGCGGAAAACGCGGAAAAGGCGCAGGAAGTGGTGGCACGCTATCCCGAAGGGCGGCAGCGTTCGGCCGTGATGCCGTTGCTCGATCTTGCCCAGCGGCAAGTGGGTGCGGACACCCAAACGCAAGGCTGGCTGCCGATCCCGGTGATGGAATATATCGCTGGTTATCTGGATATGCCGGTTATCCGCGTGGTCGAGGTCGCAACCTTCTACACCATGTACAATCTCGTGCCGGTGGGGCGTTTTCATGTGCAGGTTTGCGGTACGACACCGTGTATGCTGCGTGGGAGCGACGACCTTTTGTCCGCCTGCAAGGCGCGCGGCATGCACAAGGGCCACACTACCGATGATGGCCTGTGGACGCTGACCGAGGTGGAATGCATGGGCAATTGCGCTTCGGCCCCCATGGTGCAGATCAACGACGACAATTACGAGGATCTGACTGCCGAACGGCTCGACGCGGTGCTTGATGCGCTGGCACGTGGGGAAAGCCCCAAGGCCGGGACACAGGAACCGGGACGCCACACGGTGGAACCGGCAGGCGCCCTGTCGACGCTGAAGGACATGGTCAGCGCCAATCATGACTATCGGGGGGAGTGGTAA
- a CDS encoding nuclear transport factor 2 family protein yields the protein MIAHYNAQDADAYVTLMTDDACEGGYRGAVAREGKEGVRSGLKAMFAEFPQNRAEIIDRKALGNYVVFLERVWRSNDAEPFDVIAIYSFEGDKCSRVEFVR from the coding sequence ATGATTGCGCATTACAACGCGCAGGATGCGGATGCCTATGTCACGTTGATGACCGATGATGCCTGCGAAGGCGGCTATCGCGGTGCGGTTGCACGCGAAGGCAAGGAAGGCGTGCGTTCGGGATTGAAGGCCATGTTTGCCGAATTTCCCCAGAACCGTGCCGAAATCATCGATCGCAAGGCATTGGGCAACTACGTTGTCTTTCTGGAACGGGTTTGGCGCTCCAACGACGCCGAACCGTTCGATGTCATCGCGATCTACAGTTTCGAGGGCGACAAGTGCTCTCGCGTGGAGTTCGTCCGCTAA